A single window of Rubripirellula lacrimiformis DNA harbors:
- a CDS encoding serine hydrolase domain-containing protein — MANLRFTITRVAFLGLMIAPAQAGDPVPPNGTAQAAQTAGQAAGGDSAAPTKSEPKPPRKVETMKLAIVQPESMGMSASGLSEITEVMDQSVADEKIVGGVVMVARKGHVVFHEAYGMRDRESKSRMQLDTIVRIYSMTKSITTAAALMLCDEGKLSPDDLVSKHIPEMAQPMIAGPDGLIPAKRQPTIADLMLHTLGVSYGSSGNQLHDDAFKRLDLITNDQTMAQFQSKLGELPLLFEPGSDWHYGISTDILGRVVENVSGMRLDQFFQTRIFDPLGMVDTGFYVPPGKLDRFAATYRRTADGKLEVSDERRGRNYRKPATFFSGGGGLVSTASDYMRFLLMIQAGGSWNGVRYLKPETVASMTTNLLSADAGWVTFGDEVRTGVGFGYGFNVRPFIDQWDPSGRPGEYGWGGAASTHYWVSPEDDLAVVTLEQVMPYQWHTEFQLKKPIYDSITD, encoded by the coding sequence ATGGCCAACCTGCGATTTACGATCACACGAGTCGCGTTCTTGGGGCTGATGATTGCCCCCGCCCAGGCTGGCGATCCCGTGCCCCCAAATGGCACGGCACAAGCCGCACAGACCGCTGGGCAAGCGGCAGGCGGTGATTCGGCCGCACCCACGAAATCAGAACCGAAACCACCCCGCAAAGTCGAAACCATGAAGCTTGCCATCGTCCAACCCGAGTCGATGGGGATGTCTGCATCCGGGCTTAGCGAAATCACGGAAGTGATGGATCAGTCGGTTGCGGACGAAAAGATCGTTGGCGGCGTGGTCATGGTGGCCAGGAAAGGCCACGTGGTCTTTCACGAAGCCTACGGGATGCGCGACCGAGAATCCAAATCTCGGATGCAGCTTGATACGATTGTTCGCATCTATTCGATGACCAAATCGATCACCACCGCGGCGGCGTTGATGCTGTGCGACGAGGGCAAACTGAGTCCCGACGATCTGGTTTCCAAGCACATCCCCGAAATGGCCCAACCGATGATTGCGGGGCCCGATGGACTGATACCGGCAAAACGTCAACCGACGATCGCAGACCTGATGCTGCACACGCTGGGCGTTTCCTATGGGTCATCGGGCAATCAATTGCACGACGATGCGTTCAAGCGTCTGGACTTGATCACCAACGACCAAACGATGGCCCAGTTCCAATCCAAACTTGGCGAACTGCCGCTGCTGTTTGAACCTGGGTCGGACTGGCACTACGGCATATCGACCGACATTCTTGGTCGCGTTGTGGAGAACGTCTCGGGCATGCGATTGGACCAATTTTTCCAGACCCGAATATTTGATCCGTTGGGGATGGTCGATACTGGTTTCTATGTGCCGCCCGGAAAACTGGACCGTTTTGCAGCGACCTATCGACGGACCGCGGACGGGAAGTTGGAGGTCAGCGACGAACGCCGCGGCCGCAACTATCGCAAACCGGCCACGTTCTTTAGCGGTGGTGGTGGGCTGGTGTCGACCGCCAGCGACTACATGCGATTCCTGCTGATGATCCAGGCAGGTGGCAGTTGGAATGGCGTCCGCTACCTGAAACCAGAAACCGTCGCATCGATGACAACCAACCTGCTTTCGGCGGACGCGGGCTGGGTCACCTTTGGTGATGAAGTGCGAACCGGCGTCGGCTTCGGGTACGGATTCAATGTTCGCCCATTCATCGACCAGTGGGATCCATCCGGACGACCAGGCGAATACGGGTGGGGCGGCGCAGCCAGCACTCACTATTGGGTATCGCCAGAGGACGATTTGGCGGTCGTGACTTTGGAACAGGTGATGCCGTATCAATGGCACACCGAATTCCAACTCAAAAAACCGATCTACGATTCGATCACAGACTGA
- a CDS encoding DUF1501 domain-containing protein: MSDSRIRDMLARRRFLTQTTQGIGYAALGSLLGPDRSASAIEQSSALPRFGGAAGIPHFPPKVERVIYMHMVGGPSQMDLFDYKPQMEKWYDKDLPESVRDGQRLTTMTSGQNRFPIAPSKYKFQQHGESGMWVSELLPHTAKMVDEMAFVRSMHTEAINHEPAISFIQTGNQVTGRPCLGSWTSYGLGSLNQNLPTFVVLVAQPSNREQLQAISGRLWGSGYLPGKHAGVSFRSQGDPILFLNNPDGVPAEMRRETLDTISRLNSLQHQAIRDPETATRIEQYEMAFRMQASVPDLVDLSTETKETIDLYGDAALQPGTFANSALLARRLTENGVRFVQIYHNNWDNHSNVGGRLPSQCNDVDKPCAGLIQDLKNRGLLDSTLVIWGGEFGRTIYSQGKLSHENYGRDHHPRCFTMWMAGGGVKPGTVYGETDDFSYNIVKDPVHIRDLHATVLQLMGIDHQRFTYKYLGLDQKLTGVEPARVISDLIA, encoded by the coding sequence ATGAGCGATTCAAGAATACGAGACATGTTGGCACGGCGCCGTTTCCTGACCCAGACCACCCAGGGGATCGGTTATGCAGCGTTGGGCAGTTTGTTGGGGCCCGATCGGTCGGCCTCGGCAATCGAGCAATCATCTGCCTTGCCACGGTTCGGCGGTGCAGCGGGTATCCCGCACTTTCCGCCCAAAGTCGAACGGGTCATCTACATGCACATGGTCGGTGGCCCCAGCCAGATGGACCTGTTTGACTACAAGCCACAGATGGAGAAATGGTACGACAAGGATCTGCCGGAATCCGTCCGCGACGGCCAGCGGTTGACGACGATGACCAGCGGTCAGAATCGGTTTCCGATTGCCCCCAGCAAGTACAAGTTCCAACAGCACGGCGAATCCGGAATGTGGGTCAGCGAACTGCTGCCGCACACCGCCAAAATGGTGGACGAGATGGCCTTTGTCCGGTCCATGCATACCGAGGCGATCAATCACGAACCGGCGATTTCTTTCATTCAAACCGGCAACCAAGTCACCGGTCGCCCCTGTTTGGGATCATGGACGTCCTACGGTCTGGGCTCGCTGAACCAGAACCTGCCTACGTTTGTCGTGCTGGTTGCACAGCCCAGCAATCGCGAACAATTGCAGGCGATTTCGGGCCGACTGTGGGGCAGCGGTTATCTGCCTGGCAAACATGCCGGCGTGTCATTCCGCAGCCAAGGCGATCCGATCCTGTTCCTGAATAATCCCGACGGAGTGCCTGCGGAAATGCGGCGGGAAACGTTGGACACGATCTCGCGTCTGAATTCATTGCAACATCAAGCGATTCGCGATCCCGAAACGGCGACGCGAATCGAGCAATACGAAATGGCGTTCCGGATGCAGGCCAGTGTGCCGGATCTGGTGGATCTGTCGACCGAAACCAAGGAAACCATCGACCTGTACGGTGATGCAGCTTTGCAGCCTGGCACGTTCGCAAACTCGGCCCTGTTGGCGCGGCGGTTGACCGAAAACGGCGTCCGTTTTGTCCAGATCTACCACAACAATTGGGACAACCACTCCAATGTCGGCGGGCGTCTGCCCAGCCAGTGCAACGACGTGGACAAACCGTGCGCAGGTCTGATCCAGGATCTGAAGAACCGTGGACTGCTGGATTCGACACTGGTCATCTGGGGTGGCGAATTTGGACGCACCATCTATTCCCAGGGTAAACTTAGCCACGAAAACTACGGACGCGACCACCACCCCCGTTGCTTCACCATGTGGATGGCAGGCGGCGGTGTCAAACCTGGAACCGTCTACGGTGAAACCGACGACTTCAGTTACAACATCGTCAAAGATCCCGTCCACATCCGTGACCTTCATGCCACGGTACTGCAGTTGATGGGGATCGATCACCAACGGTTCACCTACAAGTATCTGGGGTTGGACCAGAAACTAACTGGGGTGGAACCAGCACGCGTGATCTCGGATCTGATCGCCTAG
- a CDS encoding DUF1553 domain-containing protein: protein MPARTFLVSLLIACAVPSLADESSTITYNEDIRPILAENCFACHGTDSATREAGLRLDQRESAVDSGAITPGEADQSSIIQRIHLDRDDDELMPPADSHKKLTAEQKQTLTRWINEGAQYQPHWSFIPPGMPSLPDTDETSWTQNPIDRFVISRMKDAGFSPAPEADRRTLARRAALDITGLPPSPQQLQSFLDDQEPGAYQRYLDELFQSPAWGEQRGRYWLDYARYADTHGIHFDNYREIWAYRDWVIDAFNQNMPFDQFSIEQLAGDLLPEPTLDQQIATGFHRCNMTTNEGGIIDEEYAVLYARDRTDTTAAVWMGLTAGCAVCHDHKFDPISAKEFYSLSAFFNNTTQNVRDGNVANTPPILTVPIRADRDRFNELQQQIPETEAAIAAMVATAKTTIHESHPSPAAIGRTFPAADQLAFHAPLSEGIGNTTTVLIDGQLVPITAQGDLKWSAGLTGLHAIEAVAGVNLPVESVGDYDTHDAFTAAAWVMPNQDGVVGAIMGKLDGQNGLQGWDLWLNGGRPAVHFIHRWPEFAIKVIAGDKLPVGQWSHLAVTSDGSGTADGLRLFVNGIEQGKREVTNDTLETKTIRSAVALTIGSRDNNSVALGVAINDARLYDATLRPEELRDIADGSAAMLAASVPHAIRSESQTDALVRWTLDHNSGPYQAANEQLVALKSEQASILERATIAHVMHEKSTPPIAHILTRGEYDQRAEQVSADVPAVLPDMGDLPRNRLGLAKWLFRDDHPLTARVTVNRFWQEVFGTGLVRTSADFGVMGEMPSHPELLDYLAIEFRNSGWDVQALFRMILTSATYRQSAVHSQLAIDTDPQNRLLSHGPRFRMHAEMVRDSALWASGLLSDTIGGPSVRPYQPDGVWEAVAMPESNTRVYRRDEGESLYRRSMYTFWKRSAPPASMEILGAPNRESCTIQREQTNTPLQALVTLNDPQFVEAARGLATFILADPTAKDADRLQVAAQRLMSRPLTDQEIAILLTSLGRLRSFYESNDSDAAKLLTTGQLPIDETIPTAELAAWTMLCNELMNLDEVLCK from the coding sequence ATGCCCGCCAGAACCTTTCTTGTCTCGCTGCTGATTGCTTGCGCTGTCCCATCACTTGCGGACGAATCGTCGACGATCACTTACAACGAAGACATCCGGCCAATCTTGGCTGAAAACTGCTTTGCCTGTCACGGCACGGACAGCGCAACTCGAGAAGCTGGATTGCGGCTGGACCAGCGTGAAAGCGCGGTCGATTCCGGTGCGATCACCCCTGGTGAAGCTGACCAAAGTTCGATCATTCAGCGGATCCATTTGGACAGGGACGACGATGAATTGATGCCACCGGCGGACTCGCACAAAAAGCTAACCGCCGAACAAAAGCAAACGTTGACTCGTTGGATCAACGAAGGTGCCCAGTACCAACCGCATTGGTCGTTCATCCCGCCTGGGATGCCGTCGTTGCCGGATACGGACGAGACGTCGTGGACGCAAAACCCGATCGACCGTTTCGTCATTTCGCGGATGAAGGACGCCGGATTCTCTCCAGCCCCCGAGGCCGACCGTCGCACGCTGGCACGACGAGCCGCGTTGGACATCACTGGCCTGCCCCCGTCGCCGCAACAGTTGCAGTCCTTTCTGGACGATCAGGAACCCGGGGCCTATCAGCGCTATCTGGACGAATTGTTCCAGTCACCTGCCTGGGGCGAACAGCGGGGTCGATACTGGCTCGACTACGCTCGCTATGCCGATACGCACGGCATCCACTTTGATAACTATCGCGAAATTTGGGCGTATCGCGATTGGGTCATCGACGCGTTCAACCAGAACATGCCCTTTGACCAATTCAGTATCGAACAGTTGGCGGGCGACTTGTTACCCGAGCCGACGCTAGACCAACAGATCGCGACCGGCTTTCATCGCTGCAACATGACCACCAACGAAGGCGGCATCATCGATGAAGAGTACGCGGTGCTGTACGCTCGCGACCGTACCGACACGACGGCCGCCGTCTGGATGGGACTGACGGCTGGTTGTGCCGTGTGCCATGATCACAAGTTTGACCCGATCTCAGCGAAAGAGTTCTATTCGCTGTCGGCATTCTTCAACAACACGACTCAGAACGTCCGCGACGGCAATGTCGCCAACACGCCCCCGATTCTGACGGTTCCGATCCGGGCTGATCGTGACCGTTTTAACGAACTGCAGCAACAGATCCCAGAGACCGAAGCTGCGATCGCTGCGATGGTTGCCACTGCCAAGACGACGATCCACGAATCGCACCCCAGTCCAGCTGCGATCGGACGAACGTTTCCGGCGGCTGACCAACTGGCTTTCCATGCTCCACTATCCGAAGGGATCGGCAACACGACCACGGTGTTGATCGACGGCCAGCTTGTTCCCATCACTGCCCAAGGCGACTTGAAGTGGTCCGCAGGCTTGACCGGCCTACATGCGATCGAAGCCGTCGCGGGCGTGAACCTGCCCGTTGAATCCGTCGGTGATTACGACACGCACGACGCATTCACAGCCGCCGCGTGGGTGATGCCCAATCAAGACGGAGTGGTAGGGGCGATCATGGGCAAACTGGATGGCCAGAACGGGCTGCAAGGTTGGGACCTATGGCTCAACGGCGGACGGCCCGCAGTGCACTTCATTCACCGCTGGCCCGAATTCGCGATCAAGGTGATTGCCGGTGACAAGTTACCGGTCGGTCAATGGAGCCATTTGGCGGTCACCAGTGATGGATCCGGCACCGCGGATGGCCTGCGTTTGTTCGTCAATGGAATCGAACAAGGCAAGCGAGAGGTCACGAATGACACGCTGGAAACCAAGACGATTCGAAGCGCGGTCGCACTGACCATCGGAAGCCGCGACAACAATTCGGTAGCGTTGGGCGTAGCGATCAATGACGCCCGATTGTACGACGCAACCTTGCGTCCCGAGGAACTTCGCGACATTGCCGATGGCAGCGCTGCGATGCTGGCAGCGTCCGTCCCCCACGCGATTCGCAGCGAATCGCAAACCGATGCATTGGTACGCTGGACCCTCGACCACAACAGTGGTCCGTACCAGGCGGCCAACGAGCAATTAGTAGCTTTGAAATCCGAACAGGCATCGATCCTAGAACGAGCAACGATCGCACACGTGATGCACGAAAAGTCGACGCCGCCGATCGCCCACATCCTGACCCGTGGCGAATACGACCAACGGGCTGAACAGGTTTCCGCCGACGTCCCCGCGGTATTGCCTGACATGGGCGACCTGCCACGCAATCGTTTGGGATTGGCCAAGTGGTTGTTTCGCGACGACCATCCGTTGACAGCCCGAGTGACCGTCAATCGGTTCTGGCAGGAAGTCTTCGGAACCGGTCTGGTTCGCACCAGCGCCGACTTTGGCGTGATGGGCGAAATGCCAAGCCATCCCGAATTGCTGGACTATTTGGCGATTGAATTCCGCAACAGCGGCTGGGACGTGCAAGCACTCTTTCGCATGATTCTGACCAGCGCCACCTATCGCCAGAGCGCCGTCCACAGCCAGCTGGCGATCGACACCGACCCACAAAACCGGTTGCTATCGCACGGACCTCGTTTCCGAATGCATGCCGAAATGGTTCGCGACTCGGCACTATGGGCCAGCGGACTGCTATCGGACACGATCGGCGGGCCGTCGGTGCGACCGTATCAACCGGATGGTGTGTGGGAGGCTGTCGCGATGCCGGAAAGCAACACGCGTGTCTATCGCCGTGACGAAGGCGAATCGCTTTATCGTCGCAGCATGTACACGTTCTGGAAACGGTCGGCCCCACCTGCGTCGATGGAAATCCTAGGAGCACCGAATCGCGAATCATGCACGATCCAGCGAGAACAGACCAACACTCCGCTGCAAGCGTTGGTAACTTTGAACGACCCCCAATTTGTGGAAGCCGCTCGCGGGTTGGCGACTTTCATTTTGGCGGATCCAACGGCCAAAGACGCGGACCGTCTGCAGGTTGCGGCACAGCGATTGATGTCGCGCCCGCTGACCGATCAAGAGATCGCGATTCTGTTGACAAGTTTGGGGCGGCTACGCAGTTTCTACGAATCCAACGATAGCGACGCAGCCAAACTGCTGACGACTGGCCAGTTGCCGATCGACGAAACGATTCCAACGGCGGAATTGGCTGCTTGGACGATGCTTTGTAACGAACTGATGAACTTGGACGAGGTGTTGTGCAAATGA
- a CDS encoding 3-keto-disaccharide hydrolase has product MFRTPLFFAIAASLFTATLTPSNATAEDGKWVSLFDGKTLDGWKKVGKDESHWEVKDGEMRSGGEISMLTSTTGPYKNFRYRVEMKINDGGNSGLYFRTTENPGFMDGYEAQVDSTHTDPIRTGSLYGFCHVYKQLVKPDTWFTYDVEVRDDNWRGRDMTRIKITIDGNELYEYMDFEKTYKEGHFAFQQHDPGSHVAIRKVEVMQLP; this is encoded by the coding sequence ATGTTTCGAACACCTTTGTTTTTTGCAATCGCGGCCAGTCTGTTCACCGCGACTTTGACACCCTCCAACGCGACGGCCGAAGACGGCAAGTGGGTGTCCCTGTTTGACGGAAAGACACTGGACGGCTGGAAAAAAGTCGGCAAGGACGAAAGCCACTGGGAAGTCAAAGACGGCGAAATGCGAAGTGGTGGCGAAATTTCGATGCTGACCTCGACGACGGGACCGTACAAAAACTTTCGTTACCGCGTTGAAATGAAGATCAACGACGGTGGCAATTCAGGGCTGTATTTCCGCACCACCGAGAACCCTGGATTCATGGACGGCTACGAGGCGCAGGTCGACAGCACCCACACCGACCCGATCCGCACCGGATCGCTGTACGGTTTTTGCCATGTGTACAAGCAATTGGTAAAGCCAGACACGTGGTTCACCTACGACGTCGAAGTCCGTGACGACAATTGGCGTGGTCGCGACATGACTCGCATCAAAATCACGATCGACGGCAACGAACTGTACGAATACATGGACTTTGAAAAGACGTACAAAGAGGGACACTTTGCGTTTCAACAACATGACCCAGGCAGTCACGTTGCGATCCGCAAAGTCGAGGTCATGCAATTGCCGTAA
- a CDS encoding PVC-type heme-binding CxxCH protein — MATGAFTSTASAADVDVLFLGDSGHHQPRPRFDELAPMMQQRGIQMTYTDDVADLNAETLSKYDTLVLYANIDEVSKDRSDALLAYVNQGGGFVPLHCASYCFRNQPEMVALMGAQFKSHDTGVFQSEVVGGEHPVTAGYGGFQSWDETYVHHLHNDKNRTVLEYRADANGREPWTWVRNQGDGRVFYTAWGHDSRTWTHPGFLNLVERGIRWAAGKDPQTAGQYLASTQVIAPEMTQMAADRADFEYVDVGREIPNYTPSNKWGTQGEPLNMMQKPLSPAESMKHLVVPKGFHVELFASEPDLGGKPIAMAWDERGRLWVAETYDYPNELQPTGKGRDRIRICEDTDGDGKADKFSVFAEQLSIPTGITFTSAGVVVQNGVETLLLTDTDGDDRADQRKVLVANWTLGDTHGGVSNFQYGLDNWIWAMQGYNQSAPVADGEKQQSFRNGFFRMRPDGSQVEFIRSTNNNTWGIGLSEEGLVFGSTANGNPSIYMPIANRYYERVRGWTPSLTLSSIADTNDFQPITDKVRQVDHHGGYTAAAGHALYTAREYPQQYWNRIAFVCGPTGHLVGSFVLNNRGSDFSSTSPFNLLASDDEWTAPIMAEVGPDGQVWVVDWYNYIVQHNPTPEGFQTGKGAAYETKLRDKKYGRIYRLVVDDSNVPAIPNLADATPEQWVAQLANPTQIVRKHAQRLLVQRGNTDVAAALTELIADRSTDAIGLNVGAIHALWTMHGLGLLDGTHPDATATVVSALSHPSAGVRRNALQVLPKSAASIDALLAAGILRDRVALVQLAGLLAISDLPSADQPNGDSVSSQRAAAELVHLLGQRVVMADRWLPDGLTSAAAVHSAAFLGALTQAGELPSDSYQIIQRVAEHHGRGDHASDAAVRLAGLRDADAKVFDAVIAGLAAGLKSDTNVDLDTATEKTLMDMLAKVNPVSRGTLVKLATAWGSKNFTKYQQQIVDDLLDQVTDEDGTDDSRIDAAKQAIAFLPDDEDLSLTLLEEVNPRTPPAVAAGIMTALGESRWDGIGAAIAESIPQMTPTLKQIALLQLLRRPSSTMAMLEACEAGELSLSDLALDQKQSLANHPNARVKKLANRLLAQGGSLPNADRQRVVQQYLDSTKLKGDVAKGTIVFKEHCSKCHVHGDVGTQVGPNLTGMAVHPKAELLTHILDPSRSVEGNFRSYTVLTLDGVVLNGMLASESKTSIELFDTEGKKRSVLREDIDQFVMSTKSVMPEGFENAIKLDAMTDLLEFLTQKSQFVPISLDKYATAISTKSLFTGNPADVMVFDDWQPKTFAGVPFVLTDPMGQSKANIISLYGPRGPVSKTMPRSVTLPCNTPVAAIHLLGGVGGWNSPFGTKGSESMIVRLKFGNGTSEDHPLLNGVHMADYIRRVDVPDSEFAFALRNHQVRYLKVTPQSHETVETIELLKGTDDTAPLVMAVTIETLSAGH; from the coding sequence ATGGCGACGGGCGCGTTCACGTCGACAGCCTCGGCTGCCGACGTCGACGTTCTGTTCCTTGGCGATTCCGGCCATCACCAACCACGCCCCCGATTCGACGAACTGGCGCCGATGATGCAGCAGCGTGGGATCCAGATGACCTACACCGACGATGTTGCCGACCTGAACGCCGAAACCTTGTCCAAGTATGACACGTTGGTGCTATACGCCAACATCGACGAAGTTTCCAAGGATCGCTCTGATGCGTTGCTGGCGTATGTCAACCAGGGCGGCGGATTCGTACCGCTGCACTGCGCTAGCTACTGTTTCCGCAACCAACCCGAGATGGTTGCGCTGATGGGGGCTCAATTCAAGAGTCACGACACGGGCGTCTTTCAATCCGAAGTGGTTGGCGGTGAACATCCGGTGACGGCAGGTTATGGCGGGTTCCAAAGCTGGGACGAAACCTACGTCCATCACTTGCATAACGACAAGAACCGCACCGTCCTGGAATACCGCGCCGATGCCAACGGACGCGAACCATGGACGTGGGTAAGAAACCAGGGCGATGGCCGCGTGTTCTATACCGCATGGGGACACGACAGCCGAACTTGGACGCACCCAGGATTTTTGAACCTTGTCGAACGAGGCATTCGCTGGGCTGCGGGCAAAGATCCACAGACTGCGGGACAATACCTAGCGTCGACACAGGTCATCGCACCCGAGATGACGCAGATGGCGGCTGACCGGGCGGATTTCGAATACGTGGACGTGGGCCGTGAAATCCCGAATTACACGCCATCGAACAAGTGGGGAACTCAGGGCGAACCGCTCAACATGATGCAAAAGCCACTGTCGCCTGCCGAGTCGATGAAGCACTTGGTGGTCCCCAAGGGTTTCCACGTCGAACTGTTCGCGTCGGAGCCCGATCTTGGCGGCAAACCGATTGCCATGGCATGGGACGAACGAGGCCGGCTATGGGTCGCTGAAACCTACGACTATCCCAACGAACTGCAGCCCACCGGCAAGGGTCGCGACCGAATTCGCATCTGCGAAGACACCGACGGCGACGGAAAGGCAGACAAGTTTTCGGTCTTTGCCGAACAACTCAGTATCCCGACCGGAATCACGTTCACTTCCGCCGGTGTCGTCGTGCAAAACGGCGTCGAAACACTGCTGTTGACGGACACCGATGGAGACGACCGCGCGGACCAGCGAAAGGTGTTGGTCGCCAACTGGACATTGGGCGATACCCACGGCGGGGTCAGCAATTTCCAATATGGATTGGACAACTGGATCTGGGCGATGCAGGGTTACAACCAGTCGGCGCCAGTGGCCGACGGCGAAAAGCAACAGTCGTTCCGCAATGGATTTTTCCGCATGCGTCCAGACGGATCCCAAGTGGAATTCATCCGTTCGACCAACAACAACACCTGGGGAATCGGACTCAGCGAAGAGGGCCTTGTCTTCGGATCCACCGCCAATGGCAACCCCAGCATCTACATGCCGATCGCCAACCGATATTACGAACGTGTGCGTGGTTGGACGCCTTCGCTGACATTGTCATCGATAGCCGACACCAACGATTTCCAACCGATCACCGACAAGGTTCGCCAAGTTGACCACCACGGGGGATACACCGCAGCCGCCGGCCATGCGTTGTACACCGCGCGCGAATACCCGCAACAGTATTGGAACCGAATCGCATTTGTGTGCGGTCCCACCGGTCACCTAGTCGGTTCGTTCGTGCTGAATAACCGCGGGTCCGACTTTTCATCCACCAGCCCCTTCAATTTGCTGGCCAGCGACGACGAATGGACCGCCCCTATCATGGCAGAGGTCGGCCCCGACGGTCAGGTTTGGGTCGTGGATTGGTACAACTACATCGTGCAACACAACCCGACGCCGGAAGGTTTCCAGACTGGCAAGGGTGCCGCATACGAAACCAAACTTCGTGACAAAAAGTATGGCCGCATCTACCGATTGGTGGTCGACGATTCGAACGTGCCGGCGATTCCCAACCTAGCCGATGCCACCCCCGAACAATGGGTCGCCCAGCTAGCCAATCCCACACAGATTGTCCGCAAACACGCACAACGTCTTTTGGTCCAGCGCGGCAACACGGATGTTGCTGCGGCACTCACCGAATTGATCGCGGATCGATCCACCGATGCAATCGGGTTGAACGTGGGTGCGATCCACGCCTTGTGGACCATGCACGGCCTTGGATTGCTTGACGGCACGCACCCCGATGCAACCGCGACAGTGGTGTCTGCGCTGTCGCACCCATCGGCGGGAGTGCGGCGAAACGCACTGCAGGTCCTGCCCAAGTCGGCGGCATCCATCGATGCATTGCTGGCTGCGGGCATTTTGCGAGATCGTGTCGCACTGGTTCAATTGGCGGGACTGTTAGCCATTTCGGATTTGCCGTCCGCAGATCAACCCAATGGCGATTCGGTGTCCAGCCAACGTGCAGCAGCCGAACTGGTGCACCTGCTAGGCCAGCGAGTCGTGATGGCAGATCGCTGGCTTCCCGATGGATTGACCAGTGCCGCTGCGGTCCACAGCGCCGCGTTCCTAGGTGCGTTGACGCAGGCCGGTGAATTGCCATCGGATTCGTACCAGATCATTCAACGCGTGGCAGAACATCATGGCCGGGGCGACCATGCCTCGGATGCCGCAGTCCGATTAGCCGGCCTGCGTGACGCCGACGCCAAGGTCTTTGACGCGGTGATCGCCGGGTTGGCCGCAGGACTAAAATCCGACACCAATGTCGACCTGGACACAGCGACCGAAAAGACGTTGATGGACATGTTGGCTAAGGTCAATCCAGTGTCACGAGGAACGTTGGTGAAATTGGCGACCGCTTGGGGCAGCAAGAACTTCACCAAGTATCAACAACAGATTGTCGACGACCTGCTAGATCAAGTCACCGACGAAGACGGAACCGATGATTCGCGAATCGACGCTGCTAAACAGGCGATCGCGTTCTTGCCTGACGACGAAGATCTTTCGTTGACCCTGTTGGAAGAAGTCAATCCACGAACGCCGCCCGCGGTCGCAGCCGGAATCATGACCGCGTTGGGGGAAAGTCGCTGGGACGGTATCGGCGCCGCGATCGCCGAATCGATCCCGCAGATGACTCCGACACTGAAACAGATTGCGTTGCTGCAACTTCTGCGTCGGCCATCGTCCACGATGGCGATGTTGGAAGCCTGCGAAGCCGGTGAACTTTCGCTTTCGGATCTAGCGTTGGATCAAAAGCAATCGCTTGCCAATCACCCCAACGCGCGGGTCAAAAAGCTGGCCAACCGATTGCTGGCCCAAGGTGGATCGTTGCCAAATGCCGATCGTCAAAGAGTCGTGCAGCAGTACCTGGATTCAACCAAACTGAAAGGCGACGTCGCCAAGGGAACGATCGTGTTCAAGGAACACTGCTCGAAGTGCCATGTCCACGGCGATGTAGGCACCCAGGTTGGCCCAAATTTGACCGGGATGGCGGTCCACCCGAAAGCCGAATTGCTGACACATATCCTGGACCCCAGCCGCAGTGTCGAGGGTAATTTCCGGTCCTATACCGTGCTGACGCTCGATGGAGTGGTGCTCAATGGCATGCTGGCTTCGGAATCCAAAACGTCGATCGAATTGTTCGACACCGAAGGCAAGAAACGTTCGGTCCTTCGCGAAGATATCGATCAATTTGTGATGAGCACCAAATCGGTGATGCCCGAAGGATTTGAAAACGCCATCAAGCTTGATGCGATGACGGACCTGTTGGAGTTCCTGACTCAGAAAAGCCAGTTTGTTCCGATCAGTCTGGACAAGTATGCGACCGCGATCAGCACGAAATCACTGTTCACTGGCAACCCGGCGGACGTGATGGTATTCGACGATTGGCAGCCCAAGACGTTTGCGGGCGTGCCGTTCGTTTTGACAGATCCCATGGGACAGTCCAAAGCCAACATCATCTCGCTGTACGGCCCCCGCGGACCCGTGTCCAAAACCATGCCGCGTTCGGTGACGCTGCCTTGCAACACGCCGGTCGCGGCCATCCACTTGTTGGGTGGCGTCGGCGGATGGAATTCCCCGTTCGGGACCAAGGGCAGCGAATCGATGATCGTACGTTTGAAGTTCGGCAATGGAACAAGCGAGGACCACCCGCTGCTAAACGGTGTGCACATGGCGGACTACATTCGCCGCGTGGACGTGCCGGACAGTGAGTTCGCATTCGCGCTGCGAAATCACCAGGTGCGGTACCTGAAGGTGACGCCCCAGAGCCATGAAACGGTCGAAACCATTGAACTGTTAAAGGGCACCGATGACACCGCGCCGTTGGTGATGGCCGTGACGATCGAAACCCTTTCGGCGGGGCACTAG